A genome region from Dolichospermum compactum NIES-806 includes the following:
- a CDS encoding ISH3 family transposase codes for MTVSSLTKATRGESTEELVLTDSETLDEVIQCLVENFSIETQGACNQQTLFEILVKAASSGDSIENTAKLLKNIPTANDIRYHLNKINNFEELEAQINQALKSRIPLGLKKRCLKIAIDLNLICYYGQPTSSELPYIYRSEAKSGTNSFYAYATLYVISNNKRVTLAIRGVRQLDTSVALITYLLAELESLKINVKKLYLDRGFFNTPVIIWLQALDIPFLMPAIKTGKKGGIKQFLKGKKSYKTTYTITRDKDDFVTFDLWVVCKYRKGKHKKHGVQYFVYVAYKVKTNLNYIYQDYRKRFGIETSYRLKNICRIKTNNKNPVLRLLFIGISFLLINIWVNLLWLKISRKRKGSRLIYRTLFTLKQMLAFLSQALQRKYQVVESIYIPSG; via the coding sequence TTGACTGTTTCATCTCTAACAAAAGCCACGCGGGGCGAGTCTACAGAAGAACTCGTTTTAACCGACTCAGAAACTCTTGATGAGGTTATTCAGTGTTTAGTAGAAAATTTTTCCATTGAAACTCAAGGAGCCTGTAACCAACAAACTTTATTCGAGATTCTGGTTAAAGCAGCCAGCAGTGGAGATAGTATTGAAAACACTGCTAAATTGTTAAAAAATATTCCGACAGCTAATGATATTAGATATCATCTCAATAAAATTAACAATTTTGAGGAATTAGAAGCGCAAATCAATCAAGCATTAAAAAGTCGAATTCCTTTAGGATTAAAAAAACGGTGTTTAAAAATAGCGATTGATTTAAATTTAATTTGTTATTATGGTCAACCAACATCGTCAGAATTACCCTACATATATCGAAGTGAAGCTAAATCTGGTACTAATTCATTTTATGCCTATGCCACTTTATATGTTATTAGTAATAATAAGCGTGTAACTCTAGCAATAAGAGGTGTTCGCCAATTAGATACTAGTGTGGCTTTAATTACTTATTTATTAGCCGAACTTGAATCCCTAAAAATAAATGTAAAAAAACTCTATTTGGATAGGGGATTTTTTAATACTCCTGTAATTATATGGTTACAGGCATTAGATATTCCCTTTCTTATGCCTGCTATCAAGACTGGAAAAAAAGGAGGAATCAAACAATTCCTCAAGGGTAAAAAAAGTTATAAAACTACCTATACCATTACAAGAGATAAAGATGATTTCGTCACATTTGATTTATGGGTTGTCTGTAAATATAGAAAGGGAAAGCATAAAAAGCATGGAGTTCAATATTTTGTTTATGTTGCTTATAAGGTAAAAACAAATTTAAATTACATCTATCAAGATTATCGAAAAAGATTTGGCATTGAAACTAGTTATCGTCTGAAAAATATTTGTCGAATTAAGACGAATAACAAAAATCCAGTCTTGAGATTACTATTCATTGGAATATCCTTTCTTCTAATTAACATCTGGGTGAATCTACTATGGCTCAAAATCAGTCGTAAAAGGAAAGGTAGTAGATTAATTTATCGCACACTTTTTACACTCAAACAGATGTTAGCCTTTTTATCTCAAGCCCTACAGAGGAAATATCAAGTCGTTGAAAGCATTTATATTCCATCCGGTTAG
- a CDS encoding DUF4168 domain-containing protein: MLKTYSLYLTKRLQRTRCQPLILATITSASLISGTFSFNSKVTAQTLNLNNTEVTNYAKAVLGMEPARQQAFKEIKNLIGSKDIPQLICNDSKSFTTLPNKAKDIAVNYCNHSQKIVEDSGLTIEQFNKITLEIQNNSNLKRQLYNTLLRLQKDSPQKLPNK; encoded by the coding sequence ATGCTCAAAACTTATAGTCTTTATTTAACCAAACGGTTGCAGAGAACCCGCTGTCAACCCTTAATTTTGGCAACTATTACCAGTGCAAGCCTGATTTCCGGGACTTTCAGCTTCAACTCCAAAGTAACTGCTCAAACTTTAAACCTTAACAATACAGAAGTAACTAATTACGCAAAAGCCGTATTAGGCATGGAACCAGCCCGTCAGCAAGCCTTTAAAGAAATTAAAAACCTTATCGGTAGTAAAGACATTCCCCAATTAATCTGTAATGATTCCAAAAGTTTCACTACACTACCAAACAAAGCCAAAGATATTGCCGTAAATTATTGCAACCATTCTCAAAAGATAGTTGAAGATAGTGGTCTCACTATCGAGCAATTCAACAAAATTACCTTAGAAATCCAAAACAACAGTAATTTAAAACGACAGCTTTACAACACATTACTGCGCTTGCAAAAGGATTCCCCCCAAAAACTTCCCAATAAATAA
- the holA gene encoding DNA polymerase III subunit delta produces MPIYVYWGEDDFAMEKAVLTLRDRILDPLWTSFNYTSFPPDQPDPIVQALNQAMTPPFGAGGRFVWLINTTMTQNCPDHILAELQRTLKVIPPDSTLLLTSRNKPDERLKSTKLLKQFATISEFSLIPPWKTELLVQSVQQTAQTVGIKISPLVAELLAESVGNDTRLLHNELEKLRLYSQGSDKPLDVNTVSELVRNTTQNTLQLATAIRTGNTPKALGILGDLSNAAEPGLRIVATLIGQFRTWLLVKMMMDSGERNPQAIAQGAEISNPKRIYFLQQEVKSLPLQQLISALPLLLELEVSLKQGASETSTLQTKVIELCQICRRT; encoded by the coding sequence ATGCCAATATATGTTTACTGGGGCGAAGATGATTTTGCTATGGAAAAAGCCGTACTCACTTTGCGCGATCGGATTCTTGATCCCCTGTGGACTAGTTTTAACTATACCTCATTTCCCCCAGACCAACCTGATCCTATCGTCCAAGCTTTAAATCAAGCAATGACACCGCCATTCGGGGCAGGTGGGCGTTTTGTGTGGCTCATCAACACCACTATGACCCAAAATTGTCCAGATCACATCCTCGCAGAATTACAACGCACTCTTAAGGTCATCCCTCCAGATTCCACCTTACTATTAACCAGTCGCAACAAACCAGATGAACGCCTTAAAAGCACAAAACTTCTCAAACAATTTGCGACAATTTCCGAATTTTCCCTCATTCCCCCTTGGAAAACCGAACTTTTAGTCCAATCAGTTCAACAAACCGCTCAAACTGTCGGCATAAAAATAAGTCCCCTCGTAGCCGAACTATTAGCTGAATCCGTAGGCAATGATACCCGTCTTCTCCACAATGAACTAGAGAAATTACGCCTCTACAGCCAAGGCAGCGACAAACCCTTAGACGTGAATACAGTATCTGAATTAGTCAGAAACACTACTCAAAATACCTTACAATTAGCAACAGCCATCAGAACAGGAAATACTCCAAAAGCTTTAGGAATCTTAGGTGATCTAAGTAATGCCGCCGAACCAGGTTTACGGATAGTTGCCACACTCATTGGTCAATTTCGCACCTGGTTATTAGTCAAAATGATGATGGACAGTGGTGAACGCAACCCCCAAGCGATCGCTCAAGGCGCTGAAATCTCTAACCCCAAACGCATCTACTTCCTACAGCAGGAAGTCAAATCTCTCCCCCTACAGCAACTCATATCTGCCTTACCACTGCTATTAGAATTAGAAGTCAGCCTCAAGCAAGGTGCATCCGAAACCTCAACACTACAAACTAAAGTCATCGAACTTTGTCAAATATGTCGCCGCACCTAA
- a CDS encoding DUF1868 domain-containing protein, with the protein MDDNYQTYLNRVARMTLPEAYKTQIQHIQESSKFRVHAGVREATPFPGYTLITPPAQEDANNAAFYSQIQAYQQQLLELPIASDLIVPVPPASFHVTVADLIWDSAFHHACTKNPQFAEDLNSQLAERFQEYQKLMTKGSSISWQMLGLIVMPRAVGVCLVPKDKRSYEEIIQFRRIIYQNRTLMGLGIEQHYNFTAHVTLGYFGEIPPELNRVNLSTMFCEFNQSLPLDTPDFLIDKVELRKFDNMTHYYRQPDWPSVNF; encoded by the coding sequence TTGGACGACAACTACCAAACTTATTTAAATCGGGTAGCACGTATGACGCTACCAGAAGCTTACAAAACCCAGATTCAGCATATTCAGGAATCTTCTAAATTCCGAGTTCATGCTGGAGTAAGAGAAGCTACACCCTTTCCCGGCTATACGCTGATTACCCCACCAGCACAAGAAGATGCAAACAATGCTGCTTTTTACAGCCAAATACAAGCCTATCAACAGCAATTATTAGAGCTACCCATTGCTAGTGATTTAATTGTTCCTGTTCCTCCTGCTAGTTTTCATGTTACCGTGGCAGATTTAATTTGGGATAGTGCTTTTCATCATGCTTGTACAAAAAATCCCCAATTTGCTGAAGATTTGAATTCTCAATTAGCTGAAAGGTTTCAAGAATATCAAAAATTGATGACAAAGGGATCATCTATATCTTGGCAAATGTTGGGGTTGATTGTCATGCCCAGGGCTGTAGGTGTGTGTTTAGTACCAAAAGATAAACGTTCCTATGAGGAAATTATTCAATTCCGGCGGATAATTTATCAAAACCGCACATTAATGGGTCTGGGTATTGAGCAGCATTATAATTTTACAGCCCATGTGACATTGGGTTACTTTGGCGAAATTCCCCCAGAATTAAACCGGGTAAACCTGAGTACCATGTTTTGTGAGTTTAATCAATCATTGCCATTGGATACCCCGGATTTTCTCATTGATAAGGTAGAATTACGAAAATTTGATAATATGACCCATTATTATCGTCAACCAGACTGGCCGAGTGTAAATTTTTAG
- a CDS encoding RDD family protein: protein MHLFNRIKFTTPESVEIEFTLAGIGSRALVLMIDYLILAFTLVILALIWSFIFQQITDLGVSIFGSNFGLWLIAISLLSFFFIYTGYFVLFETLWQGQTPGKRIAKIRVMRDDGRPVGLQQSALRALLRPLDESLFIGAFLITFSNREKRLGDLAAETIVIRAETVDKSSSLTISEAAKSFHIQLQRIANLSSLLHDNFAIIREYLLRRNGMSTKAKIALSLKLTQQVQSIINLEILPGNIASDIFLEAVYLAYQNSEL, encoded by the coding sequence ATGCACCTTTTTAATCGCATTAAATTCACTACACCCGAAAGTGTGGAAATAGAATTTACCCTGGCTGGAATTGGTAGTCGGGCTTTAGTGCTAATGATTGACTACCTAATTTTAGCTTTTACTTTAGTAATATTGGCGTTAATATGGTCGTTTATTTTTCAGCAAATTACTGATTTGGGAGTTAGTATTTTTGGCTCTAATTTCGGCTTGTGGTTGATAGCTATATCTCTATTAAGTTTCTTCTTTATTTACACAGGTTATTTCGTCCTTTTTGAAACTCTTTGGCAAGGACAAACACCCGGTAAAAGAATTGCTAAAATTCGTGTTATGCGCGATGATGGTAGACCTGTGGGTTTACAACAATCAGCATTACGAGCCTTACTCCGTCCTCTTGATGAATCCTTATTTATTGGTGCTTTTTTAATTACTTTTAGTAATCGAGAAAAGCGTCTGGGTGATTTAGCTGCTGAGACAATTGTAATTCGAGCAGAAACGGTTGACAAATCATCAAGTCTAACCATTTCTGAAGCAGCTAAATCTTTTCATATTCAATTACAAAGAATAGCCAACTTATCATCTTTATTGCACGATAATTTTGCCATTATTCGAGAATATTTATTGAGACGAAATGGAATGTCTACAAAAGCCAAGATAGCACTTTCTTTAAAACTTACCCAACAAGTTCAATCTATTATTAACTTAGAAATTCTGCCAGGAAATATTGCTTCAGATATATTTTTAGAAGCTGTTTATCTTGCCTATCAAAACTCTGAATTATAG
- a CDS encoding DUF4350 domain-containing protein produces MQDKNISIQRWQKPFSNLPTTKNPITLLQVNSALQEIEIYSEQEEWVKKGNNLVILGIKKPVTAAAFSTQQQSTFGNIKIDTRRRYRTSKAEQVILGDEFAAIIWQKKSGKGKVILATTPYLAANAYQDNDSNFKHHIVPSISRIAQRRSR; encoded by the coding sequence ATGCAAGATAAAAATATAAGTATTCAACGTTGGCAAAAACCATTTAGTAATTTACCAACTACAAAAAACCCTATCACCTTATTACAAGTTAATAGCGCCCTTCAAGAGATAGAAATATATTCAGAACAAGAAGAATGGGTAAAAAAAGGGAATAACCTCGTAATTTTAGGAATTAAAAAACCAGTAACAGCAGCAGCATTTAGTACACAGCAGCAATCAACCTTCGGAAACATCAAGATTGATACCCGTCGCCGATATCGTACTTCAAAAGCAGAACAAGTCATATTAGGAGACGAATTTGCAGCCATAATTTGGCAGAAAAAATCCGGTAAAGGCAAAGTAATTTTAGCAACAACACCATATTTAGCTGCTAATGCCTATCAAGACAATGACAGTAATTTTAAACACCACATTGTCCCTAGCATTAGCAGGATTGCACAGAGGCGATCGCGTTAG